Below is a window of Nomascus leucogenys isolate Asia chromosome 16, Asia_NLE_v1, whole genome shotgun sequence DNA.
TCTTGATTTCCACGGTTCTTAAGTAAGTTAAATTACTTTGACTTTTCGGGGAAGTTGTTAGCATCACAGGTAGGCCCCTGAATTGTTGCAGGAATCCTATAAATCTGGTCTCCCAGAAcggcagtttttcttttcttcagttttattgAACTCTGCCATCAGAttaatcttttgaaatttatatcCCGTTATGTCTCTTCTCTTCAATGATTATTCATGCCTACAGAATCAATACAATTTCCTTGACCCAGGTTATTTTTGCAATGTGACTAGGTTGACACTTCAGCCAGTCTCTCCTGCCAGCCTGCTTTGGTCATGGCAGATGACTTGTCTGCTTCCAGATAACAGGTGCAGCCACATTGACAGGGGTTAAATAACCAAGGATGCAGCTCATGCTGCAACCCGTCTCCGTATGTCCCAGCTAGGCTATGGTCAGGAGCTTGCACATTTCTGGGCTTTCACACAACCTGTTCCCTTGCCTTACAtaccattttcctcttttctgcctGGTAAGTTTTGTGAtcctttataatatttttacGTTTTGGGATCCTTTCTTCACTTCAGAGATCAATGGCCAGTCCTGATTTCCtatgtcttttaaaatgcttGAATAAAAGGAAGTTAGCTGACAGTTAAATATTTAGATTGAATCTCTGGTACCTAGGAGAATGCCTTGTATTTGGTAGGTGTccaatacatatttgttacaTTGAGTACCCATTTGTCAGAGAATTAGAATTCACTAAAACACAAACTGCTTACACTATATTGGGAATAATTTTATGTGATAGAAAGTCATTTATGGCATTTGTGCTTCATACTTATCATAGCAAATCTTATTGTACTGTTGTAGAGGGAAGAAGATTCCATAATTGGGTTAACTGAACTTCTAGTTATTTtgatttcatcattttcttctaCTCCTTGGCTGCCCTTTTCTAAAGAGAGTATTCTAGAATAGCTGTACCTGCCAGAAagagaggggtggggtgggagtatGTGTGATGAGGAAGAACTGAATGTAATATGCTGGTGATGAACACAAGCTTGTTGCTTGTCTTGGACTGCCTGTACCATGTTGTGTGCAGCAAAGCACCCTAGAGTCAAATgttgtaagtgtgcattcatgaGGTTTCTTTACTTCAAGATAACAGGCACAACTATGTTGATAGGGGCTAAATAATCACGGGAGCAGGTCATGTGGGAACCCATCTCTTTTTCTCAATCCACACTGTGTCATATCCTTTCAGACAAGGTGCAAGTTAAGTGGGCAGTGAGTTCCACTGAACCATCATATCTCTGCCCCCTCCTGCCTGGCCCCTCCCACATGCACACGTAAGGGTGACATCATGTTCGTGGTTTAACTGCCACAATTTATGTCTTGATGTCAATATTGCCTGGAAAAACATTTTGATACAGGTTGATTGAGGCATTACTATAACTAATAGTGAAGGTTTCAGTCTTTTGAAATGAGATTTGCCAAAATTAGTTTGGGGCCTGTTACTTTTCATGCTCATCCCTAGCCAAAGCAACAATAATGTAATAAAGAATACTGCTTTATGGCTTCCAAACCACTTTCGTAACATTATCTGGTTTCATCTCAACAACTTTGTGAGGTAGCTgttatttccaacttttaggAGAAGAATCTGAGgctaatgaatttttttaagatCTCATAGCaagtaagtgacagagctagaaCTTGAGCCCAGGCCTGTTTGATTTTAAATCTGCTTTTTCCACTCTTATGACAGACGCCTAAAGAAGAATGTAGAGCATGGGAGAAGTATTCCACTTTAATGAACTGTGGTGTGTAATAGACAGTGTCTGTTCTATGTTTACAACTAAAAGAAGTCACAAAAATGACtaaaatgttggaaaataaaacctaaaacaaaaaatagagaaattattcATCTGGAGGAGCAAAGGCTGAAGAACAGTTTAATAATAGTCTTTTGGTCTATTAAAGAGTCTTACGTAGGGAAGAGAGCAAGCCCAGCTGTTCCTAATCTACACTGAGGCCACGcctggggagaaaaagaagaaagaaaaaaatgttaaactgtAACAGGAGggataagaaagaattttttgatAATAAGTATTGTTAAATATTGTATTGGTTAAAGACTGTTTTAGGTCTCCTTTCctggcagtcattaaaaattcctatttttaCTGAATGTTTTTATGTGTGATTCCTCCAAAAACAAGAAACTTGAAATAGATGATTCTTCTGAGAAACCACTCCCTCTGACCAGTTTCTCACTAAATATCACTAAGGAACCTGAAGAAGAGATGCAGTTATGCGTTGCTTATCAAGGgggtacattctgagaaatgcatagttcgatgatttcatcattgtgcgaacatcatagagtgtactcacacaaacctacTTGGTATAGCCTAGTTCACACctcattatatttttctgtgctttcttcTGGTTTGCAGATACTGCTTTTACAAATTAAAGGTTTGTAGCAAACCTGAGTCAATCAAGTCTATCTGCACaatttttttccaacagcatgtactCAACTTGGTGTCTCTGTGTAACATTtaggtaattcttgcaatatttcaggcttttttttattatgatattCTTAATGGTgacctgtgatcagtgatctttgttATTACTGTTGTAACAGTTCTGGGGTACCATGAACTGTATCCATgtaagatggtgaacttaataaatattctgGGGCACCAAGAACTGTATCCATATAAGATGGTGAATTTATATTCTGAGGCACATGGTAGAATCCTTCACTAAACGCTAAGAACTGTAGCcatataagatggtgaacttaataAGTattgtgtgttctgactgttctGCCGACTtgcctattccctgagacacaacaatgttgaaattaggccaattaagaTAAGCCTACAATGGCctgtaagtgttcaagtgaaaggaagggttgtacatttctcactttaaatcaaaatctaGCAATGATTTTGCTAGATTTTgctaagcttagtgaggaagccATGTCAGAAGCCAACACAGGCCAAAAGGTAGACCTTTTataccaaacagccaagttgtgaatgcagaggaaaagttcttgaaggaaattaaaaatgctccTCCAGGGAACACATGAATTAAAGAAAGtgaacagccttattgctgatgaTGTGGGaaaagttttagtggtctagatagaagatcaaaccagccacaaaattcccttaagccaaaacctaatccagagTGAGttcctaactctcttcaattctttaAGACAGAGAGGTGAGGAATCTGCAGAAGAAAAggtggaagctagcagaggttggttcgtGAGATTTAAGGAAATAACCGTTTATAATATAAACATGAAAGCTGAAGCAGCAAATGTTGACATCagagctgcagcaagttatccagaagctTTAGCtaaataattgatgaaggtgactACGCTAGACAATATATTTTCAAGGTAGACAAAAGGcttatattggaagaaaatgccatGTAACACTTtgatagctagagaggagaagccAATAtgtggcttcaaagcttcaaaggacaggctgactctcctGTTGGGGGCTAATGTGGCTGGTGgcttttaagttgaagccagtgcttaCTTACCATTCTAAAAATTCGAAGACCCTTAAGAATTACACTAGAACTACTCTGCCTgtactttataaatgaaaaaaacaaagcctggatgacagcacatctgtttacagcatgttTACCGAATATTTTAAGCACGCAGGTGAGACttgctcaaaaaaaattatttcaaaatattactgctctttGATGTGCACcttagtcacccaagagctctgacgAAGATGtgcaaggagattaatgttttcatgcctgctatcacaacattcattctgcacCCTGTGGATCAAGGAGTATTTTGacttttatatcttattttttaagaactacatttcataaggctgtaGTTGCCAATAGCAATTTCTcagatggatctgggcaaagtaaattgaaaaccttctggaaaagattcgCCATTCTGTGTACCATTAAGAACATGGTTCATGAGGGAAGGTCAACATATCAACATGAACAGGAGTTTGTAAGAAGTTGATTCTAACCAttgtggatgactttgaggagttcaagacttcagtggaggaagtaactacaGATGTGATGGAAATAGAGAGCTAGAATTAGAGTGGAGCCTAAAGATGTGACTGATTTGCTACAATCTCATAATAGAACTTGAATCGATAAGGAGTTgcttcccctcttttttttttttttgaaacgaaggtcatgctctgtcactcaggctggtgaaCAATAGCacagtcagctcactgcagcctctcaatttcctgggctcaagcaactctcctgcctcagccaccccttagtagctaggactacaggtgcatgccagcacgcctggctaatttttttttttttttaaatttttgtacagatactgtctccctatgttgcccagcaatccttccttggcctcccaaagggctggaattataggcatgagccactacacccagtgagttgcttcttatggataagcaaagaaagtggtttcttgagatagagtctgtaCCTGGGGGAAATGctgtaaacattgttgaaaagatagcaaaggatttagaatatcccataaacttaattgataaagcagtggcagggtttgagactattgactccagttttgaaagaaggTTTACTCTTGGTAAAATGCTATCAGAAAGCTtcgcatgctacagagaaatctttcatgagaTGAAGAGTCAATCCACGCAGCAAACTTTGTTGTTGTCGTAAGATATCGCCACAACCACCCCAGGCTTCAGCAGTcatcaccctgatcagtcagcaggcATCAACATCAAGGCAGGACCCTCCACTATCAAAAAGATTataactcactgaaggctcagatggttgttagcattttttagcaatcaagtaatttttaattaaggtatgtacattgtttttaagGCACAgtgctattgcacacttagaCTGCAGTATAGTGAAAATATAAGTTTTATATGCAttggaaaaccaaaaaagttGTGTAActtactttattgtgatatttgctttattgcagtggtctggaacctaACCTGCAGtgtctctgaggtatgcctgtttTCTTATGTGATTCTGATGAACTtgcaagtttgaaaaccactagaCTAGAGGAGCAGAGACCACAGGACTGTGATGGTGAAGACCACAGTTTAGAAGGATTAAAAGCCCAGAGATATATGTATCTTTATCGTAGACACATATATCTGTTAGCAGTTAAAAACTACCAGAATAAGATAATGTTGTTACAAAGAAAGTTGAATGTGTTACAAATGGACAGGATCTGTCTTGTTTTAAATCACTGCCTTCTTGATTTTAGCACTTATGTAGATCAAGTAGATTTAAAATAGATTATAGTTTTACCAGAGGAGCATCAGACTTCTAAAATTCTACCCAGATTTTTTCTGTCGTATTTACATAACTGCCTACTGAACTTTTCCACTTAGATGTCTCATAGGAGCCTCAGATCTTTAAAATTGCATGTATTTGTTATCTTTCTGTTCAAACCTGTATTGCCTCATGTATTTCTTGTTTCAGGGACTTGGATCACTATCACTCAATTACTTAAGTCAGTTTTTCTTGGCTTATTTCTCTCCAGATAGTGTCACTTATACCACCTCACCGCTGTCAAAGAAATGCTTTTCTCTCTGTCCCCATTGATACTTTTCTAATTTAGGCCATCATTAGTTTCTCACTAGATCATTTTAACCTGTTAACTCGTCTCTATGCTTCCAGTCTTTCTCTCAGCTTCTAATCCATTCTTGCTCAGGGTGGCCAGAACAAGTAGTCTAAAATGTAAATCTTACTAGTTTTTTGCCTACCACTGTTGAGGGCTTCCCATTACCTTCTTCATAAAATACAGCCTCTTCAGCTTGGCTTCTAGGGCCTTTAGGACCTGTCTCCTGCTTCTTTCCAGCCTTATCTCATCTGTGCACCTCTAGTCCTTAGTACCTACTCTTACCACCATTGGCAATAATATTCTTACCCTCCTTTACCAGGCTGACATGCTAATGCTTCAGGTGGCTGCTTAGGTATTGCCTctcccaggaagccttctctgaccttcTGAAGTTTGGTTGTAACCATAGTGCCCTGAATTTTCCCTTGCATATCACTGATCGCACCTTGTTATAATGACCTGTTTATTTTATATAGCACaccttttacttttctctctagTTCCACAACCCTCCACAAGGGTTGAGACAGTGTTGTACCACTACATCACTAGCTCTCACATTAACAGGTAAATAACAGATGCACAATAAACATGTTGAAATTAGTGAAATTAGTAATAATCATCTTTCTGGATATGGtaatttgaaatagttttaaaggGTAATGGTTgggaatttatattttctatcctTCATACATTCCAGACTTCGatcctattcatttattcatttatctagtGCTTGTAGAGTGCCTTCTGTGTACCAGGAACTGAGATAGTTGTTCTGATTCAACTGTGATAAGGCTCAAATAATCTTTACAACAGGCTTATCCTCTAGTgaaggaaataaacaatttaaaagtagTTGATGTACAGTACATAAAggccaagaaagagaaagaatagagTGCCAAGGGAACAACTAGATGGGCAGCAACCCAAATTTGGAGTCAGAAGGAGGTGATGTCTGAGCCAGTGCTTAAAATCTTTGTATGAGTTTTCAGTTAAAAGATTGGAAACAGACTGTTCCACACAAAGGGAACAGACAGTGAAGTCTACTGGTGAACAAGAGAAGGGGGTACTTTTTGACTGGATGTGATGCGTAAGGAAGGAAAGCAAGCTGGGAGTGGATTTGGGGAGGTTTGTGTTTTAGAACACTGGCAGTGTGGGGAATGCACTGAAGGAGGCAGAAGGTAAGGTAGACCAGTTTGATGGAATCCATGAGAGGAGAGCAGCCAGAATTCAGGAAAAGGCTTGCGGGGGATAGGGAGTGACAGATGGGTTAGGAAAAATTTTGGACCACGTACCAACAGTCCTTGGCAATGGATTTGATTTGTAGAGtgaggaaagggaactccctttttaactttattcttttttgtgtgtagcTTCTGGCAAGTATGAGGCAAGGATTTCACAGAAGAACTTGGAGCAAAAATTCCCACTGCCATAGCTATAGGCTGTCCGGTCTTGAGGGAGCTGCAGGAACGGGAAAAAGGTGAGATCTCCCCAGAAGATCATTGGCATTTATGGTGAGAAGCATTCCTGTTGTATATCTGGTTTGAGAGAAAAATAGCACCAAACAACCTGTTATTCAGTGATCATTTTTGTTTCCTGGACTTGAACTTGTTAAACATGTAGTCTTCCGCCACTAAGTCTTCTAGGATGCATGGGTAAATTTAGAACTTCCCTCTTGAAAACATCTTCGGTTGTCAAAGATACTCCCAATTTCAAGAAGTACAAGTTTACTTTACCTTCTAATAAATTGTGTTTATCATCTTTTTACTAAAAATCATAACAGAATAGAATTTGAAAGGACTTTGAAGGTCATTTTATCTCCAGCCCTTTGTTTTATAAGTGAAGAAACCAAGGCATAGGTCAGGGTCAGGGGAAATGACTTGTCGAAGAATATGTGACCAGACCGTGGCAGTGAGCTCTGGCAGGATCCATGCCTCCCTCAGTAACTGTTCTTTCTGTTAGTGTATTGGCCTTTTAAAGGCTTAGACGTGATAATCAAGCCCAGTGTGGTGATagcccattttaatttttttgtgtttttttttcccctagcttTATTGGAGTATAATTGGCAAGTAAAAAtggtatatattcaaagtgtgCAATGTAATGATTTCATATGTGTATCCATTGTGAAATGACTGCCACAATCAAGTTAATTATCACATCAATCGCCACCCATAGTTACTTACcacctgtgtgtatgtgtgtgatgagGACACTTCAGATTTGCTCTTGGCAGATTTCAAAGAAACAATAGAGCATACTAAACAATAGAATTccccagaacttactcatcttataactgaaaatttgtaccctttgactaacatctcccaTTTCCCTCACCCTCCCAGCCCCTATCacccaccattttactctctgtttcaatgagtttgacttttttagaatccgtatataaatgagatcatactgaGGTCCATTTTAGCAACTAAATttaagcctgattttttttttttttttgtcatgggTGGATTTGCcagttaataatatttaaaatatctgaacTGGTCTGTATACTGGATTATAGCAGTGACTTGGTGTTTTAATTATATCAGCTTGCACATAATacacatttataataatatatgtgtattGAATCAGTAAGCTGTACCTAGCTAACCATTAATCAGCttcttatatttcatttaaatttttttccctttagcacCAATTTGTTTCCTTAGTCTATTTATGGCATTATTgtggcatatatttttatatcatagtTTTCTTAGAGTACTGTGTGATGTGTACATTTTTAGTACCTTAATAACGATATTTCTGCATTCTTGTTCCTTCATACTAAGATTTAGTACTATTTATTTTTGGCAATAGTGTGATAGAGTAGTAATCAtgtattgttcatttatttttctttttaacttcctttacacatataaaatgtatttgagaaagattaaatgacttgctgAAAAATAACACCTTTGGAGTCAGTAGAAGTGTTGGAAAATAAACTGAGGTCTTGACTTAACCATCTATTGCAATGTTCTATATAGTTGTTGTATTTATTACCCTCCTATATCTCTTCATTAGTGGTGTTATTCAGCCTCCTTTCTGTTAGCATCAGGATTTTAATAGCTCCCTGCTAGAATATCTGACCAAAGTGTATTGCTTAGAAGTATATTTGTGGAAAGAGGgtacaggttttgttttgttttgttgttatttctttgaggaagagggccaaggaaaaagaataagaaattaagaaaaaaggcaGGGGGAGAAAGAAAGGCTCTGAGAGACAAGACAGAAGTTTCAAGTAAGAAGTGATTATTTGCTATACTTGTTAGACTACTGAAAGGCTCATCTCTTATGTGTCCTGTGTAATTTGTGTATGACAGTTTCCAGGCATAAGTTGAGGAGGTTGTACAAGATTGCAACTCTTTGCTAATGTTCTTCAATTGTATTTTTTCCTAGAGACCTTCAGAGAAGACATGGCTTCCAGAAAAGAGAATGCAAAGAGTGCAAACAGAGTGCTAAGAATAAGCCAGTTGGATGCACTCGAACTAAACAAGGCCTTGGAGCAGCTAGTTTGGTCCCAGTTTACTCAGTGCTTTCATGGATTTAAACCTGGGCTGTTAGCTCGCTTTGAGCCAGAGGTGAAAGCATGCTTATGGCTTTTCTTGTGGAGATTCACCATCTACTCCAAAAATGCCACAGTGGGACAGTCAGTTTTGAATATTAAGTACAAAAATGATTTTTCCCCTAACCTGAGATATCAGCCACCCAGTAAAAATCAAAAAATCTGGTATGCTGTTTGTACAATTGGTGGGAGGTGGTTAGAAGAACGATGCTATGATTTGTTTCGAAACCATCATTTAGCATCATTTGGGAAAGTCAAGCAGTGTGTGAATTTTGTGGTTGGACTTTTGAAATTAGGTGGGCtgattaattttttgattttcctTCAGAGGGGAAAGTTTGCAACTTTGACAGAACGTCTCCTAGGTATTCAGTCTGTATTTTGCAAGCCTCAGAACATACGTGAAGTTGGCTTTGAATACATGAATAGGGAACTTCTCTGGCATGGTTTTGctgaatttctgatttttctcttacCACTTATCAATGTCCAGAAGTTG
It encodes the following:
- the PEX2 gene encoding peroxisome biogenesis factor 2; translated protein: MASRKENAKSANRVLRISQLDALELNKALEQLVWSQFTQCFHGFKPGLLARFEPEVKACLWLFLWRFTIYSKNATVGQSVLNIKYKNDFSPNLRYQPPSKNQKIWYAVCTIGGRWLEERCYDLFRNHHLASFGKVKQCVNFVVGLLKLGGLINFLIFLQRGKFATLTERLLGIQSVFCKPQNIREVGFEYMNRELLWHGFAEFLIFLLPLINVQKLKAKLSSWCIPLTGAPNSDNTLATSGKECSLCGEWPTMPHTIGCEHIFCYFCAKSSFLFDMYFTCPKCGSEVHSLQPLKSGIEMSEVNAL